The Prinia subflava isolate CZ2003 ecotype Zambia chromosome 5, Cam_Psub_1.2, whole genome shotgun sequence genome window below encodes:
- the JMJD7 gene encoding bifunctional peptidase and (3S)-lysyl hydroxylase JMJD7, whose translation MGRGRLRRGGPCMAEGAALRAVRGCLAAFPREARELGWPESVPYLDRPPSPLEFYREFVSPNKPCIIRNAISHWPALKKWTSAYLREVVGPKVVSVAVTPNGYADAVFQDRFVMPEEKQMPFTDFLDIVEKKVTSPNVFYVQKQCSNLTEEFPELVCDVQPDIPWMSEALGKKPDAVNFWLGESAAVTSLHKDHYENLYCVVSGEKYFLLHPPSDRPFIPYELYQPATYHVSEDGSFEIVDEKTAEKVPWIPLDPLNPDLELYPEYAQAKPLQCTVKAGEMLYLPSLWFHHVQQSHGCIAVNYWYDMEYDIKYSYYQLLDCLTKTVKML comes from the exons ATGGGGCGGGGCCGCCTCAGGCGGGGCGGGCCGTGCATGGCGGAGGGCGCGGCGCTGCGGGCCGTGAGGGGCTGCCTGGCCGCCTTCCCGCGGGAGGCCCGCG AACTGGGCTGGCCGGAGTCCGTGCCCTATCTTGATAGGCCTCCGTCCCCGCTGGAGTTTTATCGGGAGTTCGTGAGTCCGAATAAACCCTGTATAATTCGCAACGCCATCAGCCACTGGCCGGCCCTGAAGAAATGGACCTCAGCGTACCTCAG GGAGGTGGTGGGTCCCAAGGTGGTGAGTGTGGCAGTGACACCAAATGGTTATGCAGATGCAGTGTTTCAGGACCGTTTTGTCATGCCAGAGGAGAAACAAATGCCTTTCACGGACTTTTTGGACATTGTGGAGAAGAAAGTGACCTCTCCCAACGTATTCTATGTGCAGAAGCAGTGTTCAAACCTCACTGAGGAGTTCCCTGAACTTGTCTGTGATGTGCAGCCTGACATACCATGGATGAGTGAGGCACTGG GGAAGAAGCCTGATGCTGTGAATTTCTGGCTTGGGGAATCAGCTGCTGTGACATCCT TACATAAAGATCATTATGAGAACTTGTACTGTGTGGTGTCtggagagaaatattttctactgCATCCACCGAGTGACCGTCCCTTCATCCCATACG AGCTCTATCAGCCAGCAACCTACCATGTATCAGAAGATGGTTCATTTGAAATTGTGGATGAGAAGACTGCAGAGAAG GTGCCCTGGATCCCTCTGGACCCCTTGAACCCAGATCTAGAACTGTATCCAGAGTATGCTCAGGCAAAACCTTTACAGTGTACAGTAAAAGCTGGTGAGATGTTATATCTGCCTTCTCTCTGGTTCCATCATGTTCAGCAGTCACATGGCTGCATTGCAG TGAATTATTGGTATGACATGGAATATGACATTAAGTACAGCTATTATCAACTACTAGATTGTCTCACAAAAACTGTGAAAATGCTATAG
- the LOC134551227 gene encoding acyl-coenzyme A thioesterase 1-like, giving the protein MAARVSVLPARRCLFDEPVQIRVAGLRPQQAVTLRASLVDESGELFQAHALYRAGSSGELDLSRSPALGGSYLGVEPMGLLWALQSKTPYKRLAKRNVLTPFCVDLEVYEGHRDVSRLLGKCTHERWFLGEGVKRISVREGRLRATLFLPPGTGPFPGLIDLYGSGGGLVEYRASLLASRGFVTLALAYMSFEDIPTIPEILELSYFEEAVNFLQKQQQVKDTGIGVLGLSKGGELAVSMATFLPGIKAAVSISGSTFNSFVPLRGDGFTIPVHPYDLKRMKISDESGLVDFSDVFDDHTDPATWDCRIPVEKSVAKFLFLCGLDDMNWKSDLYCRDAVQRLRQHGQEAEFYSYSGAGHLLEPPYLPLCKVSIHRALGMLVYWGGQWREHAKAQEDAWRRIQAFFWQHLMDSDIPKSKL; this is encoded by the exons ATGGCGGCGCGGGTGTCGGTCCTGCCGGCCCGCAGGTGCCTGTTCGATGAGCCCGTGCAGATCCGTGTGGCCGGTCTGCGGCCGCAGCAGGCGGTCACCCTCCGAGCCAGCCTGGTGGACGAGAGCGGGGAGCTTTTCCAAGCCCACGCTCTctacagggctgggagcagcggCGAGCTGGACCTCAGCCGCTCCCCAGCGCTGGGGGGCAGCTATTTGGGAGTGGAGCccatggggctgctctgggctctgcagtcCAAAACGCCCTATAAGCGGCTGGCAAAGAGGAACGTCCTGACCCCGTTCTGTGTGGACTTGGAAGTGTATGAGGGCCATAGGGACGTGAGCCGCTTGCTGGGAAAATGCACTCATGAACGATGGTTCTTAGGAGAGGGGGTGAAGAGGATTTCGGTCAGAGAAGGTCGTCTCAGGGCAACCCTGTTCCTCCCTCCTG GAACTGGCCCATTCCCTGGACTTATTGATTTGTATGGATCTGGAGGAGGCCTTGTTGAATACAGAGCAAGTCTCCTGGCTAGCAGAGGCTTTGTGACTCTGGCTCTTGCTTACATGTCCTTTGAAGATATCCCTACTATTCCAGAGATTCTTGAACTGAGCTATTTTGAGGAAGCTGTAAActttctgcagaagcagcagcag GTGAAAGATACTGGGATTGGGGTTTTGGGCTTGTCTAAAGGAGGTGAACTAGCCGTTTCCATGGCTACCTTTCTACCTGGCATCAAGGCAGCTGTCAGCATATCTGGAAGCACTTTTAATTCCTTCGTTCCCCTGAGGGGGGATGGCTTCACTATTCCTGTCCATCCATATGACTTGAAGAGGATGAAGATCAGTGATGAGTCTGGGCTAGTAGATTTTTCAGATGTCTTCGATGATCACACGGACCCGGCCACTTGGGATTGTCGCATTCCTGTGGAGAAGTCTGTAGCCAAATTCCTCTTCCTGTGTGGACTGGATGACATGAACTGGAAGAGTGACCTCTATTGCCGGGACGCTGTTCAGCGCCTCCGGCAGCACGGCCAGGAAGCGGAGTTCTACTCCTATTCTGGAGCAGGGCACCTCTTGGAGCCACCATACTTGCCTCTGTGTAAAGTTTCGATCCACAGGGCGCTTGGGATGCTGGTGTATTGGGGAGGGCAGTGGAGAGAGCATGCTAAAGCCCAAGAAGATGCATGGCGCAGGATACAGGCCTTTTTCTGGCAACATCTGATGGACTCAGACATCCCTAAGAGCAAGCTGTAG